Proteins found in one Deltaproteobacteria bacterium genomic segment:
- a CDS encoding YihA family ribosome biogenesis GTP-binding protein, with the protein MKVAQIKFLVGAMTPAQFPAGDLPEVAFAGRSNVGKSSLINALLGRRSVARTSRSPGKTREINFYSLDDRARFVDLPGFGYAKGGASLRGAWQKTIEAYMSSRQTLKTMVLLVDGRRGLEEEELQLLDYARHVNVRVDLVLTKADKLNQKERHGAVRAMESHGYAAGDYLFVSALKGSGLRELWQRLDDRLFERVAD; encoded by the coding sequence GTGAAAGTCGCCCAGATCAAATTCCTCGTCGGCGCGATGACGCCCGCGCAGTTCCCGGCCGGCGACTTGCCCGAGGTCGCGTTCGCGGGCCGGTCGAACGTCGGCAAGTCGAGCCTCATCAACGCGCTGCTGGGCCGCCGATCCGTCGCGCGAACGAGCCGTTCGCCCGGCAAGACGCGCGAGATCAACTTCTATTCGCTCGACGACAGGGCGCGTTTCGTGGATCTGCCGGGGTTCGGATACGCAAAGGGCGGCGCGTCGTTGCGCGGCGCGTGGCAAAAAACCATCGAGGCGTACATGTCCTCGCGACAGACCCTCAAGACGATGGTGCTGCTGGTGGACGGCCGGCGCGGGCTGGAGGAAGAAGAGTTGCAGCTCCTCGACTACGCCCGCCACGTGAACGTGCGCGTCGATCTCGTGCTCACCAAGGCCGACAAGCTGAATCAGAAGGAACGCCACGGCGCCGTGCGCGCCATGGAATCGCACGGCTACGCCGCGGGCGATTACCTCTTCGTGTCGGCGCTCAAGGGGTCGGGGCTGCGGGAGCTGTGGCAGCGGCTCGACGACCGCCTGTTTGAGCGCGTCGCGGACTGA
- the queD gene encoding 6-carboxytetrahydropterin synthase QueD → MFEVRVRKSFAAAHNLRNYNGKCEKLHGHNWVVEVTARAAVLDDIEIALDFTVLKRIVTDELELLDHRYLNEIPPFDNVNPTSERIAEHLFHRVGEKVNDDRVRVVRVDVWETEANRASYFE, encoded by the coding sequence ATGTTCGAGGTTCGGGTCCGGAAATCCTTTGCCGCGGCGCACAATCTGCGCAACTACAACGGCAAGTGCGAAAAACTGCACGGCCACAACTGGGTCGTCGAGGTCACGGCGCGCGCGGCGGTGCTCGACGACATCGAAATCGCGCTCGATTTCACGGTGCTCAAACGCATTGTGACGGACGAGCTCGAACTGCTCGACCATCGCTATCTCAATGAGATCCCGCCCTTCGACAACGTGAACCCGACGAGCGAGCGCATCGCCGAGCACCTGTTCCACCGCGTCGGCGAAAAGGTTAACGACGACCGCGTGCGTGTGGTGCGCGTGGACGTGTGGGAGACCGAGGCGAACCGCGCGTCGTATTTCGAGTGA